A window of Clostridium novyi genomic DNA:
TAAATGAAGTTCAAAGAGAAATAAATAAAGGAAAGATAAAGTGGGGAGATATAAGACGAAAAGCTAATTCTAGGCTAGGAAGAAGTTCTGAAAAGTTAGCATCAGATCAATTTAAGGAAATACAAAGTCAGGTAGTTCAGTATCCTACATTAATATATGATGGTCCATTTTCAGAAAATAATTTGAATATAAAACCAAGAATTTTAAGTTATAAAGAAGTTAAGGAAGAAGATGCAAAGAAGGTAATTGAAAATACTATAGGTAAAAATAAGATAAAAAATATAACTAGAAAAGAAGATCCTAAATCTAGAATACCTGCTTTTAGATTTGGAGTATCATTAAAAGAAAGAGAAAATGGAGAAAGTTTAGTATGCGAAGTAAGTAAAAATGGTGGAAAAATCATATATTTAATAAATAATAGAAATGTAACTACTTCAAATTTGGATATAAAAAAGGCAGAACAAATAGGTAAAGAGTTTTTGGGAAAAATAGGATATGATAATATGCAACCTACTTATAATCAAAAATTTAATAATACATTAGTGGTGAGTTATGTATACAATAAGGATGGAATAAACATATATCCTGATCAGATAAAGTTAAAGATAGCATTAGATAATGGAGAAATAGTAGGAATAGAATCAGAAAAATATTTAGTAGCTCATATAGAAAAAAGAGAAATATCAAAGCCTAAAGTTTCAAAAGAAATTGCTAGTAGTAGAATTGGGAAAAATCTTAAAGTAAGTTCTTCAAAACTTGCTATAGTGCCTACAGAATCAAATAAAGAAGTGCTTTGTTATGAATTTATAGGAACTTATAAGGATGATAAGTTTATTGTATATATAAATGCTGAAAATGGATATGAACAAAAAATACTTCAACTTATAAAAACCCAAAATGGAGAACTTGTAATATAAAATAGGATAAAGGGAGGAGCCATCTCCTTCCTCCTAAAAAAGGGTTCACATATTTAAGTGATTGGTATATAATTTGAAGTGCGTTGATATTAAGTTAAAATAAATATAGTAAACAACTATTTAAAATATAATTTTAAATCATAAGGAGATATAGTTATGAAAAAAAAAGTAGGTATTCTTTTTGGTGGACAATCTACAGAACATGAGGTTTCACGTGTTTCTGCATCTTCAGTTTTAAAAAATATTGATTTAAGTAAATATGATGTATACCCAATAGGCATAACAAAAGACGGAAAATGGTTTGAATATACAGGCTCAGTTGATAAAATAGAATCAGGAGAATGGGAAAAAGATGAATTTTATAAGAATCCAAATGGACAAGAAATATTATTTAATAGAGAAGTAGATGTTGTTTTCCCAGTTATGCATGGATTATATGGTGAGGATGGTACAATTCAAGGATTATGCAAACTTTTAAATATACCATGTGTTGGACCTGGAGTTATGTCTTCGGCAGTATGTATGGACAAGGTATATACAAAATATGTTTTAGAGAACTTTGGAATAAAACAAGCTGATTATGTGGTTGTAACAGCTCATGATTATAAAACAATAAAAGAGGATATACTAACTAAGATAGAAAATAAATTAGGATATGATGTATTTATAAAACCTTCAAATAGTGGTTCTTCTGTTGGAATAAGTAAAGCGCATAATAGAGAAGAATTAGAAAAAGGACTTTCAGAGGCATTAAAGTTTGATAGAAAAATTTTAGTTGAAACTGCTCTTAATGCAAGGGAAATTGAAGTAGCGGTATTAGGAAATGATGAACCTAAAGCAGCAACTCCAGGAGAAATAGTTCCAGCTAATGAATTTTATGATTATGAAGCAAAATATTCAAATGCAGAATCAAAATTATTACTTCCAGCAAATTTAACTAAAGAAAAACTTGAAAAAGTTAAGGCGTTAGCTGTTAGAATATATAAAATGTTAGATTGTGCAGGTATGTCTAGAGTAGATTTTCTTGTAGATAAGGAAACAGAAGAGGTATATTTAAATGAAATAAATACAATACCAGGATTTACAAAAATAAGCATGTACCCTAAGATGTGGCAAGCAGAAGGAAAAGCATACGGAGATTTAATAAGTGAAATTATAGAACTTGCAATAGAAAGAGATAATAAATAATAAAATTCTATGAAAGGGAGAACAGTATGACAAAAGCGTTGGCACTTATATCGGGAGGATTAGATAGTATTTTAGCTGCAAAATTAATTAAAGATCAAGGAATAGAAGTTATAGGAATATGTTTTAAATCGTACTTCTTTGGGCCGGAAAATGCTAAAAGAATGACTAAACAAATAGATATACCCTTAGAGGTTATTGATTTTTCAAAAGAACATTTTGATATGACAAAAGATCCTAAACATGGCCATGGTAAAAATATGAATCCATGTATAGATTGTCATGCTATGATGATGAGATATGCAGGAGAACTTTTAGAAAAGTTTAATGCTGATTTTATTATAACTGGGGAAGTTTTAAATCAAAGACCAATGTCTCAAAATAAATCTTCATTAAATGTTGTAAAAAAAGAATCAGGTTTCGGAGATAAAATATTAAGACCTCTATGTGCAAAAGTATTACCACCTACAGAAATGGAACTTAATGGACTTGTTGATAGAGAAAAGCTTATGGGTATAACAGGAAGAGGAAGAAAGGTTCAAATGGAGCTTGCGGAAAAGTGGGGAATAAAAGACTATCCATCTCCAGCTGGTGGATGTAAATTAACAGAACCTAATTTCTCAATAAGACTTAAAGAACTTGTAGAGCATAAAGAGGAAATATCTAAAGAAGATATTGAATTATTGAGATTTGGAAGACATTTTAGAGTTTCAAAAAATGCTAAAATAATATCTACTAGAACTGGTGCAGAGGCTAAAGAAATAAAAAAATATCTTTCAGAAAATGATATAGCATTTTTAGTGAAAGATTTTGGTGGTTCCATGGTTATAATTGTAGGAAATCCTACAAAGGAAGATATAGTATTTGCTGCAAAAGTAGCTGGAAGATATTCAAAGGGAAAAGATGAGGAAAAGTTAAAGGTTATATATGGACATTATTCTAAGGCTTATGATTGTTCTATTGAAGTTGAACCAGCAACGGAGGATGAATTAAAACAATATATGATAGGTTAAAAGAAAGGAGGGGTATTGTATGGAGAAAAAGGATGCAATTATATCTATAAAAAGTGAACAAGCTTCAATTGAAGATGGAACTGTAGAGGTTGTTACTAAAGGAAAGTTATATAAGAAGAATGATCTATATTATGCTATTTATGAAGAAACCGAAATATCAGGTATGAAAGGTACTACAACTACAATTAAAATAGGAAAAGATAAGTTTAGTCTTTTAAGAATGGGAACAACTAATGCAAAAATAAATTTTGAAGTAAATAATAAGGACTTATCCTTATACAATACACCTTATGGAGTTTTGGAGCTTACTGTAAATACAAAAAAAGTTACTATAGATATAGATGAAAATGGTGGAAAAGTTTCATCAGAGTATGATATGATTTTAAGTGGACAAAAACCTATTAATACTGTATTGAATATAGAGATAAAATCTATATAATATATTTTAATAATGGCGCATAGTAGTATAGAAACTATGTGCTATTATTATTTTTAAGATTTATATAAAGTTTATTACGAAATATTTATAAAAAGTTAAAAATGTTTAGCTGAATATTATAGTTAAGTGTATAAGAAAATTTGAATTATGCAAAATAGTAAAAGATAAAAATATATAATATATCATATATTTTAATTAAAGGAAAAAAAATAAACAAAAAATATGTCAAAAAAGGGGTAGCATAAAGATTCGAAATGTGATATTATTTTAAATATGTTTTGAAATGAGGTTGGTAGATAGACATAATTAGTCTATTTTATAGGGTAATACCTATTATAATCAATATTAGATAACATGTCAATACTTTTACATAAATTAAGGAGGAGTTATTTTGAATACTAAATACATATTTGTAACAGGGGGCGTTGTGTCTTCTTTGGGAAAAGGTATAACAGCGGCTTCACTTGGAAGATTATTAAAAAACAGGGGATTGAAGGTATCTATCCAAAAATTTGATCCATATTTAAATGTAGATCCAGGTACTATGAGTCCTTATCAACATGGGGAAGTTTTTGTTACGGATGATGGAGCGGAAACTGATTTAGATTTAGGACATTATGAAAGATTTATAGATGAGAACTTAAGTCAAAATAGTAATGTTACTACAGGAAGAGTTTATTGGTCAGTTTTATCTAAAGAAAGACGAGGAGACTATTTAGGTGGTACAGTTCAAGTAATTCCTCATATAACAAATGAACTTAAAGATAGAGTTTATAGAGTAGCAAAGGAAAAAGATGTAGATGTAGTTATAACTGAAATAGGTGGAACGGTTGGAGATATTGAATCTTTACCTTTTTTAGAAGCTATAAGACAAATAAAATATGAAGTAGGTTTTGAAAATGTATGCTTCATTCACTTAACTTTAATTCCTTACTTAGGAAAAGCGGGAGAGTTAAAAACAAAACCAACTCAACATTCAGTTAAAGAATTAAGAAGCATAGGAATTCAACCAGATGTATTAGTATGTCGTACAGTAAAACCTCTTCCACAGGAAGTTAGAGAAAAAATCGGATTATTCTGTAACGTAGATGCAAATGCAGTAATTCAAAATTTAGATGCAGAACATCTTTATGAAGTTCCATTAATGCTTCACAAAGAAGGTTTAGATACTTTAGTTTGTAAAAAATTAGGATTAAACCATGATTCTATAGATAATTCTGAATGGATAGAGATGGTTGATAAAATTAAAAATTTAAAAGATGACGTAACTATAGGACTTGTTGGTAAATATGTAGAACTTCATGATGCATATATATCAGTGGTAGAAGCATTAAATCATGGTGGAATACCTAATAATGCAAGTGTTCATATTAAGTGGATAAATGCTGAACATGTTACTTCTGAAAATGTAGATTCTTATTTAAAAGATGTAGATGGTGTATTAGTACCAGGTGGATTTGGTGATAGAGGAGTAGAAGGAAAAATTGAGGCTATAAAATATGCTAGAGTTAATAAAGTGCCTTTCCTTGGAATATGTCTTGGAATGCAATGTTCAGTTATAGAGTTTGCAAGAGATGTACTAAATTATACTGATGCACATAGTTCTGAAATAGACGAAAATACTACTCATCCTGTAATTGATATAATGCCAGATCAAAGAGATATAGATGAAAAGGGTGGCACAATGAGACTTGGATTATATCCATGTAAGTTACAAGAAGATTCAAAGGCATTTGAAGCTTATGGAGAGCCAGTAATTTATGAAAGACATAGACATAGATATGAATTTAATAATGAATATAGAAAAGAACTTATAAGTGCAGGTCTTGAAATAACAGGTGTAAGTCCTGATGATAGATTAGTTGAAATTGTAGAGGTTAAAGAGCATCCATGGTTTGTAGCTGCACAATTTCACCCAGAATTAAAATCAAGACCAAATAGACCACATCCACTTTTCAGAGAGTTTGTTAAGGCATCTTTAGAAAATAAATAAATTTTATATAGAAAAGGTAGTTGATATAATGAATCAACTACTTTTTTTATATAAAAATATAAAATAAATAAAGTTAATTTTCCATTATAGTCAAAATTCATCTAAGTTCTACATTAATAATATAAATAATTTCAACAAAATAATATATTTATGAAGGAAAAATTTAAAAAAAATAGAATGTATATATATTGATAATTTGGAAATCAGGAGGTGTAGTTATTGATAATAGATACAGAAGTAAGTATTGCACTTAAAAATTCAGTAGGGCAATATGACATGAAGAGAATATCTATATT
This region includes:
- a CDS encoding CTP synthase; this translates as MNTKYIFVTGGVVSSLGKGITAASLGRLLKNRGLKVSIQKFDPYLNVDPGTMSPYQHGEVFVTDDGAETDLDLGHYERFIDENLSQNSNVTTGRVYWSVLSKERRGDYLGGTVQVIPHITNELKDRVYRVAKEKDVDVVITEIGGTVGDIESLPFLEAIRQIKYEVGFENVCFIHLTLIPYLGKAGELKTKPTQHSVKELRSIGIQPDVLVCRTVKPLPQEVREKIGLFCNVDANAVIQNLDAEHLYEVPLMLHKEGLDTLVCKKLGLNHDSIDNSEWIEMVDKIKNLKDDVTIGLVGKYVELHDAYISVVEALNHGGIPNNASVHIKWINAEHVTSENVDSYLKDVDGVLVPGGFGDRGVEGKIEAIKYARVNKVPFLGICLGMQCSVIEFARDVLNYTDAHSSEIDENTTHPVIDIMPDQRDIDEKGGTMRLGLYPCKLQEDSKAFEAYGEPVIYERHRHRYEFNNEYRKELISAGLEITGVSPDDRLVEIVEVKEHPWFVAAQFHPELKSRPNRPHPLFREFVKASLENK
- a CDS encoding DUF814 domain-containing protein, which codes for MTKALALISGGLDSILAAKLIKDQGIEVIGICFKSYFFGPENAKRMTKQIDIPLEVIDFSKEHFDMTKDPKHGHGKNMNPCIDCHAMMMRYAGELLEKFNADFIITGEVLNQRPMSQNKSSLNVVKKESGFGDKILRPLCAKVLPPTEMELNGLVDREKLMGITGRGRKVQMELAEKWGIKDYPSPAGGCKLTEPNFSIRLKELVEHKEEISKEDIELLRFGRHFRVSKNAKIISTRTGAEAKEIKKYLSENDIAFLVKDFGGSMVIIVGNPTKEDIVFAAKVAGRYSKGKDEEKLKVIYGHYSKAYDCSIEVEPATEDELKQYMIG
- the ypeB gene encoding germination protein YpeB → MNKKRIAYTIIVSFIVVFSTTFAILMTLERKDYKNYLQGEYSKSMYQLIDSVKNLKSNLAKSAIVNSKEGNIITFGNISKYADIANDKIHSIPVSEQYVDGTSKFLAQVGDFAHTLSRSSFEDKALGEEDYKKIESLKDQADYLLIQLNEVQREINKGKIKWGDIRRKANSRLGRSSEKLASDQFKEIQSQVVQYPTLIYDGPFSENNLNIKPRILSYKEVKEEDAKKVIENTIGKNKIKNITRKEDPKSRIPAFRFGVSLKERENGESLVCEVSKNGGKIIYLINNRNVTTSNLDIKKAEQIGKEFLGKIGYDNMQPTYNQKFNNTLVVSYVYNKDGINIYPDQIKLKIALDNGEIVGIESEKYLVAHIEKREISKPKVSKEIASSRIGKNLKVSSSKLAIVPTESNKEVLCYEFIGTYKDDKFIVYINAENGYEQKILQLIKTQNGELVI
- a CDS encoding DUF1934 domain-containing protein gives rise to the protein MEKKDAIISIKSEQASIEDGTVEVVTKGKLYKKNDLYYAIYEETEISGMKGTTTTIKIGKDKFSLLRMGTTNAKINFEVNNKDLSLYNTPYGVLELTVNTKKVTIDIDENGGKVSSEYDMILSGQKPINTVLNIEIKSI
- a CDS encoding D-alanine--D-alanine ligase family protein, which encodes MKKKVGILFGGQSTEHEVSRVSASSVLKNIDLSKYDVYPIGITKDGKWFEYTGSVDKIESGEWEKDEFYKNPNGQEILFNREVDVVFPVMHGLYGEDGTIQGLCKLLNIPCVGPGVMSSAVCMDKVYTKYVLENFGIKQADYVVVTAHDYKTIKEDILTKIENKLGYDVFIKPSNSGSSVGISKAHNREELEKGLSEALKFDRKILVETALNAREIEVAVLGNDEPKAATPGEIVPANEFYDYEAKYSNAESKLLLPANLTKEKLEKVKALAVRIYKMLDCAGMSRVDFLVDKETEEVYLNEINTIPGFTKISMYPKMWQAEGKAYGDLISEIIELAIERDNK